A segment of the Deltaproteobacteria bacterium genome:
CGCCACTGGCGGCGGGGGCGGGGGCGGCGCGGAAGCGCACGCGGTCGTGAGAAGCGCAGCGACAAGCAGGATTTTCGACATTCGACACCCCGTCGATCGTGGGCATCGACTCGCACGCGCGAGGCCTTGAGTCGCTTCGGGGACGAAGCGCTACTCGAGCGTCGCGTAGCTCGTGCTGCGGTCGTTCGCGCGCCTCCCGGCCAGCACGGCCGCGCAAGTCGTCAGGTCGCGGGCCCACTCGTCGATCACCGGCGCGTTGGCGGCGCAAACGGTGCTGTGCAGCGAGTCGGGCGGCGTCTGGCGGTCGTGGAACCAGCCGCCGCGCGCGAGGAGCGCGTCGCCGAGGGCGAAGGCGTCGAGTCCGGAGCCGGGCGCGGCGGTGAAGGCGACGATCTGGGCTTCGGGGCTCCCTAACACCTCGAGGCCGGGGACGGCGCGGATGGCGGCGAGCATCTTGTCGCGCGTTTCGAGCGTGGTGCGCGTCAAGCGGTCGTAGCCTTCGAGGCCGAGGCGCTGCATCACCGCCCACGCGCACGCCATCGGCAGGCCGGCGCGCGTGCCCTGGATGTTCGGGCTCGCGTAGAAGCCGCCGAGCCACGCGTCGAACACGAAGGTCTGGTACTGCCGCAGCGATTTCGTCCTGTGGAGAATCACGCTCGCGCCCTTCGGCGCGTAGCCGAGCTTGTGGATGTCGGCGGAGACCGTGGTCACGCCGGGCACGCGGAAGTCCCAGGGCGGGACTCGGTAGCCGAGGCGCTCGGCGAAAGGCAGCACGAAGCCGCCCATGCAGGCGTCGACGTGCATCGAGCAGCCGACTTGTTGGGCGAGCTCCGCGAGCTCCGGAATCGGGTCCACGACGCCCTGCGGATACTGCGGCGCGCTGCCGACGATCAGCGCGGTGTTCGCGTTCACGCACGCGGCCATGGCCTCGACGTCGGCGCGGTAGTCCGCGCGCACGGGCACGCTGTGCACGCGCAGCCCGAAGTAGTGCGCGGCTTTGTGGAACGCGGCGTGCGCGCTGTTCGGCAGCACGATCTCGGGAGCCGTGATGCCGCGCTCCGCCTTCGCGCGCTCGCGCGCGGCCTTCACGGCGCACAGGATGCTCTCGGTGCCGCCGCTCGTCATGAAGCCGGCGACACCGGCGTCCCCGTGCAGCAGCGATGCGGTCCAGCCGCACACCTCGCTCTGGATCTCGCCGAGCGACGGGAACGCCTTCGTGTTGAGCGCGTTCTCGTGCAAGAACTCGCGCGCCACCGCCTCCGCGATCTCGTGCACCTCGGGGCCGCCGTCGTAAACCATTCCGAACGTGCGCCCTTCCCTCCAGCGCGCGTCGCGCGCGCGCTTGGTTGTTAGGGCGGAGAGAATCTCGGAAGCCGGCTTGCCGCGTTCGGGGAGGCTCATGCGCGCAGTATGCGCGATCAGTCCCGCTCGAACTCCGCAATCTCCGCGAGCATCGATTCCGCGCGCACGACGCTGCGGCCCGCGAGCTCGTCGTCGACGCGCTTCGCGAGCGCGGGGCGCCGCACGCTGCGCAGCCAGCGCAGCCCGAGCCACGCGAGCACCGGCACGAGCACGACGTTCGCGAGCAGCCAGACGAGCGCCTGTGGCTGCTGCGCCCACTCGAACCAGCCGACCATGCGGGGCAGCTCCTCGCCCCAGCGCGCGGCGCCATCGAGCTGCGCGAACACGACGAGCGTCACAGGGAGCCACATCGCGCAGCCCGACACGATCAGGAACGGCGCCGCGCGCAGACGTCGCTCGCGCAGCTGCGCGAGCTGCCTCTGCAACGCGAGCACCGGCGCCGCGTGGTCGATGCGCGATACGTCGACGAGTTCGCGCACCGCGAGCGCCGTGATCAGCGCCGCCCACGCCTGCCCGATCGCGCCGAGCGCGAGCAGGCCCAGCGACGCGCGGTGCTCCACCCAGAACAGCGCGAACCACACGACCATCAGCGCGCCGAGCGCCGCCTGCGCGAGCTGCGCCCCGACGAGCGGCCGCAGCGCGCGCCGCACGTCGAGCAGCCGCGCACGCCGATAGCTCGCCAGCTCGACCGCGTGGACGCGCTCGATGCGCCGCTCGAGCGCCTGCCACGCGAGCTTCAGCTCGTCGATCTCCACCACGTCGCTCGTACTCATGACTTCCCTCCGCTGAGCTCACCGCGCAGGCGCTGGCGCAAGCGGCTCAGCTTCGTCGCCACGTTCGATTCCGAGATGCCGAGCACCTCGCCGATCTCGCGCTGACTGCGCTCGTCGAGGTGCAACAACAACAGCGCCCGATCGAGCCGCGCGAGCCGCGCGATCGCCCGCTCGAGCGCATGCGCGCGCCGCGCGTCCTCGAGCGATTCGTCGGGCGAAGTCTGCGATGCCACCGACTCCGCATCGAGCGGCTCCGCGACACCGCGGCGCTCGCGCCCGCGCAAGTACGAAACGCCGACGTTCAGCGCGACGCGATACATCCAAGTCGCGAACGGCCGCGACGCGTCGTAACGCGGAAACGACCGCCAAAGCTGCGCCGCAATCTCCTGCGCCAGATCCGCCCGATCCTCCGCACTCGCCGCAAACGTGTGCGCAACCTTCACGACGATTCCGCGGTGCTGCGCCAGCAACCCCGCGAACCGCTCTCGCGCACCCGCCTCCGCCATCCCGAGTGCCCTCGCTTCCACAAACGGCTTCGCGTCCATTCTGCAGAAGTGATTCGCCGGACTCGCGGAAACATCACAGCCGATCGCACACCCGAATGCCCCAACCAGCGCGCAGCGTTGGGCTTCGGGCGCCTCGATGGCGCCCGAAGCCCACCCTCCTCCAAACAAGTCGGCGCGCTGAAGCGCGCACGAGAAGCGAAGCGGCGCGGCGTCCGCCGTCGGCGGAGAGCGGGGGCAGGCCGAGGAGGAACAGATGGCCGCCGCAGGCCTGCCCCCGCTGGAGCCGACGGCGGGCTGAATCCCTCCGACTCTTCTCTTCGCGGCAGAGTCCCCGACTGCCGCGTCCTAAAACGTCACCACCGTCCGAATCGACTTCCCCGCATGCATCAACTCGAACGCCTCGTTGATGCGCTCGAGCGGCAACACGTGCGTGATCAGCGGATCGATGCGGATCTTCCCGTCCGTGTACCAGTCCACGATCTTCGGAACGTCCGTCCGCCCGCGTGCGCCGCCGAACGCGGTGCCCTTCCAGATGCGCCCCGTCACCAGCTGAAACGGCCGCGTCTTGATCTCCTGCCCCGCGCCGGCGACGCCGATGATGATCGACTCGCCCCAGCCGCGGTGGCAGCACTCGAGCGCCTGCCGCATCACGTCCACGTTGCCGATGCACTCGAAGCTGTAGTCCGCGCCGCCGTCGGTGAGCTCGACGAGGTGCGCGACGAGGTCGCCCTTCACGTCCTTCGGGTTCACGAAGTGCGTCATGCCGAACGCTTCGGCCATCGCGCGCCGCGCCGGGTTCAGGTCGACGCCGACGATCTTGTTCGCGCCGACGAGCTTCAGCCCTTGAATCACGTTGAGGCCGATGCCGCCGAGGCCGAACACGACCGCGTTCGAGCCCGCGGTCACCTTCGCGGTGTTGATCACCGCGCCGATGCCAGTTGTTACGCCGCAGCCGATGTAACAGATCTTCTCGAAGGGAGCGTCCTTGCGGACCTTCGCGACGGCGATCTCGGGCAACACGATGTGATTAGCGAACGTCGACGTGCCCATGTAGTGGAAGATCGCGCCGCCCTTGCCCGAGAAGCGGCTCGTGCCGTCGGGCATCAGGCCCTGCCCCTGCGTCGCGCGGATCGCGGTGCACAGGTTGGTCTTGCGCGACGTGCAGCTCTTGCACTGCCGGCACTCGGGCGTGTAGAGCGGGATCACGTGATCGCCGGGCGCCACGCTCGTTACGCCCGCACCTACTTCGCGCACGATGCCGGCGCCTTCGTGGCCGAGAATCGCGGGGAACTTGCCCTCCGGATCGGCGCCCGAGAGCGTGAACTCGTCGGTGTGGCACACGCCCGTGGCCTTGATCTCGACGAGCACTTCGCCGGCCTTCGGGCCCGCGAGCTCGATCTCCTCGATCTCGAGCGGCTTGCCCGCCGCCCGCGCCACCGCTGCCCTCGTCTTCACCGTGTTCTCCTCGAAAGGGGCGCGCATGATACGCGCGCCGGACTACCGTGCGCGCGGCGAGGAGAAGTTGTGTCGCGCCCGCAAGCTGGATCGCGTCTCCGTCTGCGCGCGGTGGCGTTCGTCGAGACACCCGCGGACGCCGCGGGAGCCGCAAGCGAGACGATCTTCGAGAGCGTCGCGAGCCACGGCGGTGAGCCCATTCAGCGCGTGCAGCGGCTCGTCATCGCCGCGTTCGACTCCGCGCGGCGCGCGCTCGAGTTCGCGGCGCAGCTGCCGGCGGGCGTACGCGCGGGCCTCAGCATCGGCGACGTGCTCTACGAAGGTGATGCAGTGCACGGGCTGCCGGTCGTGCTCGCGAGCCGGCTGCGTGAGCAGGCCGACTTCGGGGAGGTGCTGTGCGTCGCTCCGCT
Coding sequences within it:
- a CDS encoding aspartate aminotransferase family protein, translating into MSLPERGKPASEILSALTTKRARDARWREGRTFGMVYDGGPEVHEIAEAVAREFLHENALNTKAFPSLGEIQSEVCGWTASLLHGDAGVAGFMTSGGTESILCAVKAARERAKAERGITAPEIVLPNSAHAAFHKAAHYFGLRVHSVPVRADYRADVEAMAACVNANTALIVGSAPQYPQGVVDPIPELAELAQQVGCSMHVDACMGGFVLPFAERLGYRVPPWDFRVPGVTTVSADIHKLGYAPKGASVILHRTKSLRQYQTFVFDAWLGGFYASPNIQGTRAGLPMACAWAVMQRLGLEGYDRLTRTTLETRDKMLAAIRAVPGLEVLGSPEAQIVAFTAAPGSGLDAFALGDALLARGGWFHDRQTPPDSLHSTVCAANAPVIDEWARDLTTCAAVLAGRRANDRSTSYATLE
- a CDS encoding sigma-70 family RNA polymerase sigma factor, whose translation is MAEAGARERFAGLLAQHRGIVVKVAHTFAASAEDRADLAQEIAAQLWRSFPRYDASRPFATWMYRVALNVGVSYLRGRERRGVAEPLDAESVASQTSPDESLEDARRAHALERAIARLARLDRALLLLHLDERSQREIGEVLGISESNVATKLSRLRQRLRGELSGGKS
- a CDS encoding S-(hydroxymethyl)glutathione dehydrogenase/class III alcohol dehydrogenase — protein: MKTRAAVARAAGKPLEIEEIELAGPKAGEVLVEIKATGVCHTDEFTLSGADPEGKFPAILGHEGAGIVREVGAGVTSVAPGDHVIPLYTPECRQCKSCTSRKTNLCTAIRATQGQGLMPDGTSRFSGKGGAIFHYMGTSTFANHIVLPEIAVAKVRKDAPFEKICYIGCGVTTGIGAVINTAKVTAGSNAVVFGLGGIGLNVIQGLKLVGANKIVGVDLNPARRAMAEAFGMTHFVNPKDVKGDLVAHLVELTDGGADYSFECIGNVDVMRQALECCHRGWGESIIIGVAGAGQEIKTRPFQLVTGRIWKGTAFGGARGRTDVPKIVDWYTDGKIRIDPLITHVLPLERINEAFELMHAGKSIRTVVTF